The segment tttattatattttctttattcatattattataatcctCTTGATAATTTctgatttttttatttggttCATTggatatatcatttatatatcctatatgatttaattttcttttttcatgaGAACTAAGTACAGAGATATTAGGACTTGTTAGTTCATGTtcgttattattttgttcatctAAATGATCAGAATTAACATTATAAGAATGCGTTTTTTcagaatttattttttcctcatAAATATTAGACAATATCTTAGGTTCAATAATTTCATGAATATTTGTTGATATAATATCTTGGtttacaaaattattttctttattcaaaaaattattattaatttgatatattatattataactatCGTCAATATGTGcaatattatgattattatgattattattattatgattattattattattattattattttttttttcatcattattttttatttcatcattattattcttcGTAGTAACTTCAACCATATCCGTAGCAGTCGTTTCACTCGTTTCCATATTAATACTTCCCTTTGATGTAGAATTTAATATcctaatttttaaaatgttcgtattttttttaattccgAAGCTCGGTATGATGGAGCTACaagaatttttatatacgagagaaaatatattaacattataGTCATAcgtaatattaataacacTCGTCATTAATCCGAAGGTATCATCGTATATTAAGACATTATGATTATAAAGGTTACTACATGAACTagtatcatcattattattattattattgtggtTGTTGTTACTTGTATTTGTCTCTTCCTGTATCATAGTTAAAGAATcattcttcatatttttcatattttccatatttttcatattttccatactttccatatttttaatactttccatatttttaatactttCCATATCGTTCTTTTCATTAGAATCCTTATTCAAATGAAACAGAATGTTTGCTAGATAATCTATCCTGACATTTGATATTTTTTCtggaaaatatttataataaaaacgtACTAAATTCGATATATTACATTCATAAATCGTAAATTGACAAAAAtgtctttttaattttttttcaatatatttaaatttagatATAATcgttttttctttaaaagtTGAAGAATTATCTACTAGCTTTTGTATTACCTCATATggattttcataattattttcttttaattcatGTATATTTTCTTCGGTCAATTTTTGagagttattattataatatatatctttattagtACCTTcaatatctatattattatctatatctaATTTAGAGGTATTCTTCTTACTTCTTAcccatttattatttataaatgtaaatgtagatccatattttttatttataagaaataataaatttatgtaattcttttttatttttattttcatgtcAACGATTTTGTGCAATCGACATTTCATCTCGTCATCAATCAAAACGAAATCATGTTTTCGTATTCTCatcttattaaaatatttatataggtaatcacaatatttttattaaaatattctctttgttaatatatattaatatatatatatatatatatataaattactaacaaaaaaaaaaaaaaaaacttaaactataaatataataaaataatttaatattcatGCACAGAACAgacaatattattttctatataaagaaaaataaaaataaatttaaaaacacttaaaaaaaataaaatttataaaataaaaaaaaagtataagaTCTATTTGatgaattagaaaaaaaaaaaaattaataaatataaagaacaattaaaatatattattttaatattttatttttatttttaattataaaattacaaaaaacaATAGAAGAAAAATGTTGTAAAACATAtcttttgtatataaaaatatttatagaaatattttttttttttttttttttctttttatatgaattatattcaaaatgataaataatttaaaaaattcaaaaatataaaaattctatattattaagaattttatatatatatatatatatatatatattttttttttttcttcttattgTGATTTCCCACAATTTCTTCTAATTTTATATAGAACAATAAaccattatatatgtatatatttttttttataacatatatttatttaacttaaaaggataatatatataaaatcttcTCATAAgagcaaataaaaaatatataccaaaaaaataataaattataaataataataaaagattaataaattaataatatattataatataaatataacaatttatagttactattttatttcattaatataatttttatctaaaaaaagaaaaaaatatttctatattaaaaataattatatttgatatattattattatgcatttatatatatatatatatatatatatatatatatataattaaatccTTGTATGGTTTATTTATCTggtttaatttatattttatacgtaaaagtatatatttaaatataccatataattaaaattaattccttgcatatattatatatatatatatatataatatatatatatattattatatacatttgtaattatgaatacatatacgaattaataattatttttaaatatggtGACTACTTTACAGCTCTTATTCAagttaattatttttttttctgataACAAGATAcattattttacatatttaatctttaaaaatatggcacaccatattttaataaaaatatatatttataaattagtaaatattttaacatatatatatatattattatgtatatattttatgtgtattatatattatattattaggtAATAATCATCCAtttagatattatatatatatatatatatatatatataatacatacatattcaaaaaaaaaaaaaaaaaaaaaaaaaaattatatattatttatgtaatactttttttgtgaaaaaaatatattttttatttttagtatTGATTTTGAAATAGAGAATTTAaggcatatatttttatgtaaacaaaaattattataagttTTAATAAcacttatataaaatatattatatattatatattatatatataatatattggattttattttatatttttcaaaagttcaaaaatgtatatgtatatatgaaaatacatatattcattttttgaatatttgaATATTCATTTGTgttaatgtaaaaaatatatacatatatgtatatttaatttttttaattaattttccttttttttatttaatattttttttttttttttttttgattaatTACTAAATAtagtgaatatatatatatatatatatatatatatatatatgtatatattttcatatttatcaattcttatgttttatattatattcattttttgtttatttttcttttattttaatgccccatgaatatatacatatatttatatatatttaattatataaataaccaataaattttatgaaacaaatatatataaaatatattatatatatatatatatatatatatatgtatgtatgtatgtatgtatgtatgtactTATTAATcagtaaaaaagaaaaaaattaataataattataaaaaatggataatgatatttttgaaaaaaacaGAAATGTACttgaaagaatatatttaaacaaaCATGTAGTTGTACATCCAATAGTTTTACTATCAGTTGTTGATCACTATAATCGTATTGCAAGTAATACAAAAAAGAGAGTCTTGGGAACAATTCTTGGAGAAAAAATTGATGGTGTAGTACATATTACCAACAGCTATGCACTTCCTTTTGAAgaagatataaaagatatcaacattttttatattgatgataattataatgaaaatctttttaatatgataagaaaaattaatacaaGAGAAAAAATTGTCGGATGGTATACTACAGGATCCAATATTAAACCaaatgatatttttattaatgaaatcttttataaatatcatcACGCACCTATATTCCTACTTGTAAATGTTCATACAGATCAAAGCATATTTCCAGTTAATGCATACGTAGCTATTGAAAAAGCTATACATGAAAATAAATTCAGAAAAACATTCATACATATACCAGTTAAAATAGGTAaagacataaaaaaaaaaatatatatatatatatatatatataaaagaattaggAATACATATGagttgaaatatatataatatatatatatatgaataaagatatatgacgttttcctttttttttggtctcataataaatgaatagtTTAGCTAgccaaataaaaaataatttatgacatgttcataattttattttaattctttgtaaaaattatgactgttcatatttttagcTAGCCAAAAAGGAATATTGATATCATGtgatattattacattatatttaattttatttcatttcattttatttcatttcattttatgtTTACTTTATTTTAGGAGCTTTTGAGGCTGAAGAAGTAGGTGTTGAATTTTTACTAAAAGAATTAAAGAGCGTCTCCACTTCAACCTTAGCCACAAAAGTAGGTGATAAGTTATCGTCCTTAAAAAGTTTGATAGCAAAATTATACGAAATATCAGCTTATTtgaatgatatattaaatgggAATAttgaaatgaatataaaaatattatacaatttACAAAATGTGTTTAGTCTTTTACCGGATATTGAAAACGTCGATTTAGTACAGGCATTTATGGTTAAGAATAATGACTtaatgttaaatatatatataggtagTATAACACGATCTGTTATTGCTCTTCACAATTTAatcaataataaaattgaGAATAAATTGAATtcggaaaaaaaaaaatctttagaaaatgatatagaaaaggacaaaataaaagataaggaaaaagaaaaggaaaaggaaaaagataaggaaaaagaaaatgataaggCAAAAAAGgacaagaaaaattaaaaaaaaaaaaagaaaaatatatatataaataaataaatatatatatatatatatatatatatatatatatatggaaaataaaaaattaagacattaatatatgtaaacatTTTTGCTTACATAAAtacacaaatattatatatatttttttatcaatttattaaatttgcttcctttttttttttttttttttttttttatatgattttataataaacataaacaaataaaaaatagaaaaaaaaaaaaaaaaaaaaaaaaaagttttttatgtgttataaatgtacataatataattcgTATTATGTGTAAAGttgcataaaaaaaaaaataaaaataaaataaataaagtgactatatatatatatataaatacatatgtattatcAAACAATGAggatatatacacacatacattaaaaaaatatatatgtgttgtATATATTGAGATAAAG is part of the Plasmodium falciparum 3D7 genome assembly, chromosome: 9 genome and harbors:
- a CDS encoding tRNA (adenine(58)-N(1))-methyltransferase non-catalytic subunit TRM6, putative; translated protein: MRIRKHDFVLIDDEMKCRLHKIVDMKIKIKKNYINLLFLINKKYGSTFTFINNKWVRSKKNTSKLDIDNNIDIEGTNKDIYYNNNSQKLTEENIHELKENNYENPYEVIQKLVDNSSTFKEKTIISKFKYIEKKLKRHFCQFTIYECNISNLVRFYYKYFPEKISNVRIDYLANILFHLNKDSNEKNDMESIKNMESIKNMESMENMKNMENMKNMKNDSLTMIQEETNTSNNNHNNNNNNDDTSSCSNLYNHNVLIYDDTFGLMTSVINITYDYNVNIFSLVYKNSCSSIIPSFGIKKNTNILKIRILNSTSKGSINMETSETTATDMVEVTTKNNNDEIKNNDEKKNNNNNNNNHNNNNHNNHNIAHIDDSYNIIYQINNNFLNKENNFVNQDIISTNIHEIIEPKILSNIYEEKINSEKTHSYNVNSDHLDEQNNNEHELTSPNISVLSSHEKRKLNHIGYINDISNEPNKKIRNYQEDYNNMNKENIINYEEIKKKRMIQDLYQRKAESFVIIISSEFIYNTNTNLYLLINTLTNVSLKYLKNDSKVIFYTDDFNILNMFLKILINTNSFIHIKLNEYILREQQIIKRRTHPVIKNAKLSDGFLLTALKVES
- a CDS encoding 26S proteasome regulatory subunit RPN8, putative, which produces MDNDIFEKNRNVLERIYLNKHVVVHPIVLLSVVDHYNRIASNTKKRVLGTILGEKIDGVVHITNSYALPFEEDIKDINIFYIDDNYNENLFNMIRKINTREKIVGWYTTGSNIKPNDIFINEIFYKYHHAPIFLLVNVHTDQSIFPVNAYVAIEKAIHENKFRKTFIHIPVKIGAFEAEEVGVEFLLKELKSVSTSTLATKVGDKLSSLKSLIAKLYEISAYLNDILNGNIEMNIKILYNLQNVFSLLPDIENVDLVQAFMVKNNDLMLNIYIGSITRSVIALHNLINNKIENKLNSEKKKSLENDIEKDKIKDKEKEKEKEKDKEKENDKAKKDKKN